In one Mesorhizobium australicum genomic region, the following are encoded:
- a CDS encoding N-acetylmuramidase domain-containing protein, whose amino-acid sequence MFDAETRAAAAAAAARNGWETAALLAVIEIESGGKVFAIVDGRQEPLIRFEGHYFDKRVPAAKRPAARAAGLADPKAGAVKNPASQAARWTMLNRAIEIDANAALESVSWGVGQVMGSHWDWLGYASVTAMVNTARSGAAGQIELMERYIDKAGLSKAVSRRDWPAFARGYNGPDYKRHGYDTKLASAYRRHAGQVSGVLRLGARGDAVKELQTLLAGAGHALTADGDFGPKTAAAVRAFQRAAGLTVDGIAGPATLSALRNQA is encoded by the coding sequence ATGTTCGACGCAGAGACCCGCGCCGCCGCGGCGGCCGCCGCCGCCCGCAACGGCTGGGAGACGGCGGCTCTGCTGGCCGTGATCGAGATCGAGAGCGGCGGCAAGGTGTTCGCGATCGTCGACGGCCGCCAGGAGCCGTTGATCCGCTTCGAGGGCCACTACTTCGACAAGCGGGTGCCAGCCGCCAAGCGTCCGGCAGCGCGCGCGGCCGGCCTCGCCGACCCGAAGGCCGGCGCGGTGAAGAACCCGGCCTCGCAGGCGGCGCGGTGGACGATGCTGAACCGGGCAATCGAGATCGACGCGAACGCGGCCCTCGAATCCGTGTCGTGGGGCGTCGGCCAAGTGATGGGCTCGCATTGGGACTGGCTCGGCTATGCCAGCGTCACAGCGATGGTGAATACGGCGCGCTCCGGTGCCGCCGGCCAGATCGAGCTCATGGAGCGCTACATCGACAAGGCCGGACTTTCGAAAGCCGTGAGCCGGCGGGACTGGCCCGCCTTCGCCCGCGGCTACAACGGGCCGGACTACAAGCGCCACGGCTACGACACCAAGCTCGCATCCGCCTATCGGCGGCATGCGGGGCAGGTGTCGGGGGTGCTGCGCCTCGGCGCAAGGGGCGACGCGGTCAAGGAGCTTCAGACGCTGCTGGCCGGCGCCGGCCACGCCCTCACGGCGGACGGGGATTTCGGCCCGAAGACGGCGGCGGCGGTCCGCGCCTTCCAGAGGGCGGCCGGCCTGACGGTCGACGGCATCGCCGGCCCCGCCACCCTTTCCGCCCTTCGCAACCAGGCGTGA
- a CDS encoding VpaChn25_0724 family phage protein, producing MSYAEHLEADARLVILRELARQTGGSLNENIIVKVLDAFGYHRSREWVRTQLRKLDDVSAVRLTEQGTVMIASITRAGLDHVERRSVLEGVARPSPEA from the coding sequence GTGAGCTACGCTGAACATCTCGAAGCCGACGCGCGTCTGGTCATCCTGCGCGAACTCGCCAGGCAAACCGGCGGCAGCCTGAACGAGAACATCATCGTCAAGGTTCTTGACGCGTTCGGCTACCATCGCTCGCGCGAATGGGTGCGAACCCAACTGCGCAAGCTCGACGATGTCAGCGCGGTCAGGTTGACCGAACAGGGCACAGTCATGATCGCCTCGATCACCCGCGCCGGCCTGGACCACGTCGAGCGCCGCTCCGTCCTCGAAGGCGTGGCGCGCCCATCTCCGGAGGCGTGA
- a CDS encoding 3TM-type holin, translating into MTGLETILIGVATKIGAPLVKKVLQDRVGGKAGEVGGAIIDAIAGKAEVSAPELPDVPQKKLEEAVRAVEAEAPEIIAAYVEQQREQNRLQLAEMETGETWTWAWRPAGMWTFNVLIVWYVALVPVVNLVLQLCGATASLVLIVDVGTFFSLYLTFTSFYMGGHTAKDFFGKAADVIKTWKAGK; encoded by the coding sequence GTGACCGGCCTCGAAACCATCCTGATCGGCGTCGCGACCAAGATCGGCGCGCCCCTGGTGAAGAAGGTCCTGCAGGACCGCGTCGGCGGCAAGGCCGGCGAAGTCGGCGGGGCGATCATCGACGCGATCGCCGGCAAGGCCGAGGTGTCGGCGCCGGAGCTGCCCGACGTACCGCAGAAGAAGCTGGAGGAGGCCGTGCGCGCCGTCGAGGCGGAAGCGCCGGAGATCATCGCCGCCTATGTCGAGCAGCAGCGCGAGCAGAACCGGTTGCAGCTCGCCGAGATGGAGACGGGCGAGACCTGGACGTGGGCGTGGCGGCCGGCCGGCATGTGGACGTTCAACGTGCTGATCGTCTGGTATGTCGCGCTGGTGCCGGTGGTGAACCTCGTCCTGCAGCTCTGCGGGGCGACGGCGAGCCTGGTTCTGATCGTCGACGTCGGCACGTTCTTCTCGCTCTACCTGACCTTCACCAGCTTCTACATGGGCGGCCACACCGCGAAGGACTTCTTCGGCAAGGCGGCCGACGTCATCAAGACCTGGAAGGCCGGCAAGTGA
- a CDS encoding helix-turn-helix domain-containing protein, producing MTHDPDRSWFSPLLNRIADVAGVRAALMLGREKGCQTVYIPRRFGPQHWLPKLVGDDAAAALAKEFGGSKIDIPPALVGQKRKRRAAIAEMTENGYSIARITRALGVAKSTVKDHRRRLRGDEDDGPQGKLF from the coding sequence ATGACGCACGATCCCGACCGCTCCTGGTTCTCGCCTCTGCTCAACCGCATCGCCGACGTTGCCGGCGTGCGTGCCGCGCTGATGCTCGGCCGCGAGAAGGGGTGCCAGACGGTCTACATTCCGCGTCGTTTCGGGCCGCAGCACTGGCTGCCGAAGCTTGTGGGCGATGATGCCGCGGCCGCGCTGGCGAAGGAGTTCGGCGGCAGCAAGATCGACATTCCGCCCGCACTCGTCGGCCAGAAGCGCAAGCGCCGGGCCGCCATTGCCGAAATGACCGAGAACGGATACTCGATAGCGAGGATCACGCGCGCGCTCGGCGTCGCGAAGTCGACCGTCAAGGACCATCGCCGCAGGTTGCGCGGCGACGAGGACGACGGTCCCCAGGGCAAGCTCTTCTGA
- a CDS encoding DUF935 domain-containing protein, which produces MASRKSPILDQFGRPIEHELLTQEIAAPTIGGVRTPLTGYPADGLNPVRLATILREADAGDPVRYMELAQTVEERDLHYVGVLGTRKRSVSQLDITVEPASDSAAHQKHADAVSEWLKRDELQDEMFDLGDAVGKGYAFSEIVWDTSEGQWQPARLEWRDQRWFRFDRHDLTTPLLVGEHGQEQPLPAFKFIRPVIKAKSGLPLRSGLARIVAWAWMFKAFTNRDWAIFTQTYGQPVRIGKYGPGATQADRDTLFRAVANIAGDCAAIIPDGMTIDFIESKSVGASSALYLERTDHLDQQVSKAVLGQTATTDSVTGGLGSGKEHRQVQEDIERADAKSQSAAINRDLIRAWIQLEYDDHGGKFPRLKIGRSEEADVGVTVDSVSKLVPLGLKVGQRQMREVIGLGAPAEDDELLASAQAKSDLGEDAPVRGTKGEPAKAKDTPSGKADETEEALHQEGHHAGPLPDEIIGDAAIVLGGPSVGDLVAKMRGIVASAGSLEEAQAALERAAAAQQTPANLTAAMRQAMLLAWLSGEAAEADRAGDDD; this is translated from the coding sequence ATGGCCAGCCGCAAATCCCCGATCCTCGACCAGTTCGGCCGGCCGATCGAGCACGAGCTTTTGACGCAGGAGATCGCGGCGCCGACGATCGGTGGCGTGCGGACGCCTCTGACCGGCTACCCGGCCGACGGGCTGAACCCTGTCCGACTCGCCACCATCCTGCGCGAGGCTGACGCCGGCGACCCGGTCCGCTACATGGAGCTGGCGCAGACGGTCGAGGAGCGCGACCTGCACTATGTCGGCGTGCTCGGCACCCGCAAGCGCTCGGTCAGCCAGCTCGATATCACGGTGGAACCAGCTTCGGATTCGGCTGCGCACCAGAAGCATGCCGACGCCGTCTCCGAATGGCTGAAGCGCGACGAGCTGCAGGACGAGATGTTCGATCTCGGCGACGCGGTCGGCAAGGGCTATGCGTTCTCGGAGATCGTCTGGGATACGTCAGAGGGGCAGTGGCAGCCGGCGCGGCTGGAATGGCGCGACCAGCGCTGGTTTCGCTTCGACCGGCACGACCTGACGACACCACTGCTCGTGGGCGAGCACGGCCAGGAGCAGCCACTGCCGGCATTCAAGTTCATCCGCCCGGTGATCAAGGCGAAGTCCGGCCTGCCTCTACGCTCGGGCCTGGCGCGCATCGTCGCGTGGGCATGGATGTTCAAGGCCTTCACCAACCGCGACTGGGCGATCTTCACCCAGACCTATGGCCAGCCGGTTCGCATCGGCAAATATGGGCCAGGAGCCACCCAGGCGGACCGCGACACGCTGTTCCGCGCCGTGGCCAACATCGCCGGCGACTGCGCCGCGATCATCCCTGATGGAATGACGATCGACTTCATCGAGTCGAAATCGGTGGGCGCGTCGTCCGCACTCTACCTTGAGCGCACCGACCATCTCGATCAGCAGGTATCGAAGGCCGTGCTCGGCCAGACCGCCACGACCGATTCGGTCACCGGCGGACTGGGCTCCGGTAAGGAACACCGACAGGTCCAGGAGGACATCGAACGGGCCGACGCCAAGTCGCAATCGGCCGCGATCAACCGCGACCTGATCCGGGCATGGATCCAACTCGAGTATGACGATCATGGCGGCAAGTTCCCGCGCCTGAAGATCGGTCGTTCCGAAGAGGCGGATGTCGGCGTGACCGTCGACTCCGTCTCGAAGCTGGTGCCGCTGGGCCTGAAGGTCGGCCAACGGCAGATGCGCGAGGTGATCGGGCTCGGTGCGCCGGCCGAGGACGACGAATTGCTGGCGTCCGCGCAGGCGAAGAGCGACTTGGGCGAGGACGCGCCCGTCCGCGGGACGAAGGGCGAGCCGGCGAAGGCGAAGGACACGCCCTCTGGTAAGGCGGACGAGACTGAGGAAGCGCTGCACCAGGAGGGGCATCATGCGGGGCCGCTGCCCGACGAAATCATCGGCGATGCGGCGATCGTTCTGGGCGGCCCGTCCGTCGGCGACCTGGTGGCGAAGATGCGCGGCATCGTCGCCTCGGCCGGCAGCCTGGAGGAAGCGCAAGCGGCATTGGAGCGGGCGGCGGCGGCGCAGCAGACACCGGCCAACCTGACGGCCGCGATGCGGCAGGCGATGCTGCTCGCCTGGCTCTCCGGCGAGGCGGCGGAGGCGGACCGGGCTGGCGATGACGACTGA
- a CDS encoding TraR/DksA C4-type zinc finger protein: MRATDAMIEQAEARVADEVNAGVARIQEKLAVRSLRLVCDCGEEISPARRAAYPNACDCIECARRIERMRRRA, encoded by the coding sequence GTGAGGGCGACCGACGCCATGATCGAGCAGGCTGAGGCCCGCGTCGCCGACGAGGTAAATGCGGGCGTCGCGCGGATCCAGGAAAAGCTCGCCGTGCGCTCGTTGCGGCTTGTCTGCGATTGCGGCGAGGAGATCTCGCCGGCACGGCGCGCGGCCTATCCCAATGCCTGCGACTGCATCGAATGCGCGCGGCGCATTGAACGCATGAGGAGACGCGCTTGA
- a CDS encoding DUF2730 family protein: protein MIDELKSWAGFIAILVSLGTIVWAWLTSGAKHTQADLDKFKQAEAERWEKIDEVFTEHERRVQTIESELKHLPSQKSVHELQLTLKDMQVEMAKIGASADQSARTAARVETYLLEHGK from the coding sequence TTGATCGACGAACTGAAATCGTGGGCGGGCTTCATCGCCATCCTCGTCTCGCTCGGCACGATCGTTTGGGCCTGGCTGACGTCGGGCGCGAAGCACACCCAGGCTGACCTCGACAAGTTCAAGCAGGCAGAGGCCGAGCGCTGGGAGAAGATCGACGAGGTCTTCACCGAACACGAGCGCCGGGTCCAGACGATCGAGAGCGAGCTGAAGCACTTGCCCAGCCAGAAGTCGGTGCATGAGCTGCAGCTGACGCTGAAAGACATGCAGGTCGAAATGGCGAAGATCGGCGCTTCGGCCGATCAGTCGGCCCGCACCGCCGCCCGCGTCGAAACCTACCTCTTGGAGCATGGCAAGTGA
- a CDS encoding phage head morphogenesis protein, with amino-acid sequence MTTEVRFEEAIAFLRRRLELPADRWLEVVRQIDAAASDRSAGMTDSLVTDILAEVLKAIEDGSTFDGFLDGWIEATRRHGWTAGDDFESAYRARLAFRLMTSQAYAAGRWQQIQRLKRVRPYLRYVHVDPELTQPGSRHEHAAWHGIILPVDHEWWLTHYPPNGWNCRCYVQSLSERDLGRYGWRVSEEAPPDITVIQFVRGVPVETPAGIDPGFAFNVGVAGLRLAA; translated from the coding sequence ATGACGACTGAGGTTCGCTTCGAGGAGGCGATCGCCTTCCTGCGCCGGCGGCTCGAACTGCCGGCCGATCGCTGGCTCGAGGTGGTGCGCCAGATCGATGCCGCTGCCAGCGACCGCTCCGCCGGCATGACAGACTCGCTGGTGACGGACATTCTCGCCGAAGTTCTGAAGGCGATCGAGGACGGCTCGACCTTCGACGGCTTCCTGGACGGCTGGATCGAGGCGACGCGTCGGCACGGCTGGACGGCGGGCGACGACTTCGAGAGTGCCTACCGGGCGCGGCTCGCCTTCCGCCTCATGACGAGCCAGGCCTATGCTGCCGGTCGCTGGCAGCAGATCCAGCGGCTGAAACGGGTGCGGCCCTATCTCCGCTACGTCCATGTCGACCCGGAGCTGACTCAACCCGGTAGCCGGCACGAGCACGCCGCCTGGCACGGCATCATCCTGCCGGTCGACCACGAATGGTGGCTGACGCACTATCCGCCCAACGGCTGGAACTGCCGCTGCTACGTCCAGTCGCTGTCCGAGCGCGATCTCGGCCGCTATGGCTGGCGCGTGTCGGAGGAGGCTCCGCCCGACATCACCGTCATCCAGTTCGTCCGCGGCGTCCCGGTGGAAACGCCGGCTGGGATCGATCCCGGTTTCGCCTTCAATGTCGGTGTGGCAGGGCTGCGCCTGGCAGCCTGA
- a CDS encoding DUF3486 family protein, producing MAKRSGRGRLSGMEQLPEEASPIIAAAAEALRDRDRTQLDIYEEFFNALNALKREHRGELEFAIPSFSAFNRYSIKLATLTRRLEETREIAAAISKRFDAEASDDLTLIAAESIKNLIFEMIIAKGEAGIDPKGAMNLANALRAAAQAQGVSTARRIKVEKEFEEGVEAAVETVVREKGMTAETAEAIKAKILGVRKT from the coding sequence ATGGCGAAGCGTTCCGGCCGCGGCCGCCTGTCCGGCATGGAACAGCTGCCGGAGGAGGCATCCCCGATCATCGCCGCGGCGGCCGAGGCGTTACGCGATCGCGACCGGACTCAGCTCGACATCTACGAGGAGTTCTTCAACGCGCTCAACGCGCTGAAGCGCGAGCACCGGGGCGAGCTGGAGTTCGCCATCCCGTCGTTCTCCGCTTTCAACCGCTATTCGATCAAGCTTGCGACGCTGACGCGCCGGCTGGAGGAGACGCGCGAGATCGCCGCTGCGATCTCCAAGCGCTTCGACGCGGAGGCGTCCGACGACCTCACGCTGATCGCGGCCGAGTCGATCAAGAACCTAATTTTCGAGATGATCATCGCCAAAGGCGAGGCCGGCATCGACCCAAAAGGCGCGATGAACCTCGCCAACGCGCTGCGCGCCGCAGCACAGGCGCAGGGCGTGTCCACCGCGCGGCGGATAAAGGTCGAGAAGGAATTCGAGGAGGGCGTGGAGGCGGCCGTCGAGACTGTCGTGCGCGAGAAGGGCATGACGGCCGAGACCGCCGAGGCGATCAAGGCGAAGATCCTGGGCGTGAGGAAGACGTGA
- a CDS encoding AAA family ATPase, whose amino-acid sequence MMSAVPKVNPAPWRPAPMKNVANFAMLLQRMVDREPYLPGLAVFFGHSGWGKTESAIYGANRHRARYVECGQYTTARTLLMSLLTELGEQKRRGTIEELLHRAIEILAADPRRPVIVDEAHFIAAKRFIDLLRELSDKSGAAVIMIGEENLPVSLEQFERVHNRVLEWLPAVSCDAEDFALLARSRLDGVTIAADLAEALLKQTRGNTRRIVINFARVQELSQVLGKDVITLADFGGPTKISDGRTPRRS is encoded by the coding sequence ATGATGTCAGCAGTCCCTAAAGTCAATCCGGCCCCCTGGCGGCCCGCGCCCATGAAGAACGTGGCGAACTTCGCCATGCTGCTGCAGCGCATGGTCGATCGTGAGCCCTATTTGCCCGGGCTCGCCGTCTTCTTCGGCCATTCCGGCTGGGGCAAGACCGAGAGCGCCATCTATGGCGCCAATCGTCATCGCGCGCGCTACGTCGAATGCGGCCAGTACACGACCGCGCGCACGCTTCTCATGTCGCTGCTGACGGAACTCGGAGAGCAGAAGCGTCGCGGCACGATCGAGGAGTTGCTGCATCGCGCGATCGAGATCCTTGCCGCCGACCCGCGCCGGCCGGTGATCGTGGACGAGGCGCATTTCATCGCCGCGAAGCGGTTCATCGACCTGTTGCGCGAGCTTTCGGACAAGTCCGGCGCGGCGGTCATCATGATCGGCGAGGAGAACCTGCCGGTCAGCCTCGAACAGTTCGAGCGCGTCCACAACCGCGTCCTTGAATGGTTGCCCGCGGTCAGCTGCGATGCCGAGGATTTCGCCCTCCTGGCCAGGTCGAGGCTCGACGGCGTCACGATCGCCGCCGACCTGGCGGAGGCGCTGCTGAAGCAGACGAGGGGCAACACCCGCCGCATCGTCATCAACTTCGCGCGCGTCCAGGAACTGAGCCAGGTTCTCGGCAAGGACGTCATCACTCTCGCCGACTTCGGCGGTCCGACCAAGATCTCGGACGGCCGCACGCCGAGGAGGTCCTGA
- a CDS encoding gp16 family protein: MNPTAAIHVAKKQLGLDEDTYRDLLGRVTGKRSAKDMSHAERQAVLDEMRRHGFKAGSNGSRKRLEGRFAKKLQALWIAGWNLGVVRDRDDAALIAFVRRQTHIDHVRFLVDAAEARKAVEAIKAWLAREAGVDWGEGTDKPAWLREPGAQIAMAQWTILANAGVVDRSFYAFRAFVEERAFRPLGQMKAGEWRGIMNTLGERVRKVR; encoded by the coding sequence ATGAACCCGACCGCTGCCATCCACGTTGCCAAGAAGCAGCTCGGGCTCGACGAGGACACCTATCGCGACCTGCTCGGCCGCGTGACTGGCAAGCGTTCAGCGAAAGACATGTCCCACGCCGAGCGCCAGGCCGTGCTGGACGAGATGCGCCGGCACGGTTTCAAGGCCGGTTCAAACGGGTCTCGAAAGCGCCTTGAGGGCCGCTTTGCAAAGAAGCTGCAGGCGTTGTGGATCGCGGGCTGGAACCTCGGCGTCGTGCGCGATCGCGACGACGCGGCGCTGATCGCGTTCGTGCGGCGCCAGACGCATATCGACCATGTGCGCTTCCTCGTTGACGCGGCCGAGGCGCGCAAGGCGGTCGAGGCGATCAAGGCCTGGCTCGCCCGCGAGGCCGGCGTCGACTGGGGCGAAGGCACCGACAAGCCGGCCTGGCTGCGCGAGCCGGGCGCGCAGATCGCCATGGCACAGTGGACGATCCTGGCGAATGCCGGCGTGGTCGACCGCTCGTTTTACGCCTTTCGCGCCTTCGTCGAGGAGCGCGCCTTTCGGCCGCTCGGCCAGATGAAGGCCGGCGAGTGGCGCGGCATCATGAACACGCTCGGCGAGCGGGTCAGGAAGGTGCGGTGA
- a CDS encoding DUF3164 family protein: MEAVILEDRPTGETIVNGRAYMPDAKGNLVPVEMIKAEHKLEDETVRKIFGYADELSAQVTRFKLHTFDDLEAFEALLAQEYGSAKGGAKGNKTFMTFDGLKKVQVQVADTIDFGAQLQIAKGLVDECLTEWASDARPEIRAIVTRAFNTDKEGQINRAEIFMLLRLDIEDARWKRAMDAVRDAMRVVGSKIYVRFYKRADHKARWESVTIDMAKA; this comes from the coding sequence ATGGAAGCAGTGATTCTTGAAGACCGCCCGACCGGCGAGACGATCGTCAACGGTCGCGCCTACATGCCCGACGCCAAGGGCAATCTCGTCCCCGTCGAGATGATCAAGGCCGAGCACAAGCTTGAAGACGAGACGGTGCGCAAGATCTTCGGCTACGCCGACGAGCTGTCGGCGCAAGTCACCCGCTTCAAGCTGCACACGTTCGACGACCTCGAAGCCTTCGAGGCGCTGCTCGCCCAGGAGTACGGCTCTGCGAAGGGCGGGGCGAAGGGCAACAAGACCTTCATGACCTTCGACGGGCTGAAGAAGGTACAGGTCCAGGTGGCCGACACGATCGATTTCGGGGCGCAGCTGCAGATCGCCAAGGGCCTGGTCGACGAATGCCTGACCGAGTGGGCCTCCGACGCCAGGCCGGAGATCCGGGCGATCGTGACGCGCGCTTTCAACACCGACAAGGAAGGCCAGATCAACCGCGCCGAGATCTTCATGCTGCTGCGCCTCGACATCGAGGACGCTCGCTGGAAGCGCGCCATGGATGCCGTCCGTGACGCCATGCGGGTCGTCGGATCGAAGATCTATGTGCGCTTCTACAAGCGCGCCGACCACAAGGCCCGCTGGGAGAGCGTCACGATCGACATGGCCAAGGCGTGA
- a CDS encoding MT-A70 family methyltransferase: protein MNAPSALSLSEPGTLPAFVRRAAEMLAAASSAAEVLDARDHAAMAYDAAKRAARLATAKGAHDEVVAAVYRAQADALEIESLAKRRLADEYDAALERGDVAGHGGRRGNQFAKVRDGNLATASDVGLSRPEIFEARRIRNAVEREPGIIRRVLEDILDAGDEPTKARLRKELGGPIRKIRAAQQALKKQRRAVREIELAGKIVALPDRRYGTIYADPEWRFEPYSRETGMDRAADNHYPTSPTDEIAARDVASIAADDCALFLWATAPMLPDALYVMDMWGFAYVTHCVWIKVRAGEARGPGYWFTGEHELLLVGTRGNVPAPAPGTQFPSFLIAPVTEHSAKPEEFLERIEAYFPNLPKIELNRRGPARRGWDAWGAEAAPPEPEA from the coding sequence GTGAATGCGCCCTCGGCCCTCTCGTTGAGCGAGCCCGGCACGTTGCCGGCCTTCGTGCGACGGGCGGCCGAGATGCTGGCGGCCGCGTCCTCGGCGGCGGAGGTGCTCGACGCGCGCGACCATGCGGCAATGGCCTATGACGCGGCCAAGCGGGCCGCCAGGCTGGCAACCGCCAAAGGAGCGCATGACGAAGTCGTCGCGGCCGTCTACCGCGCGCAGGCCGACGCGCTGGAGATCGAGAGTCTTGCGAAGCGCCGTCTTGCCGACGAATACGACGCGGCACTGGAGCGCGGCGACGTAGCCGGGCACGGCGGGCGGCGAGGCAACCAGTTTGCCAAGGTTCGCGACGGCAACCTTGCCACGGCGAGCGATGTCGGGCTCAGTCGGCCGGAGATCTTCGAGGCGCGCCGGATCCGCAATGCGGTCGAGCGCGAGCCCGGCATTATACGACGCGTGCTGGAGGACATCCTCGACGCCGGCGACGAGCCGACCAAGGCGCGGCTTCGTAAGGAACTCGGTGGACCGATCAGGAAGATCCGCGCCGCACAGCAGGCGCTGAAGAAACAGCGCCGCGCAGTCCGCGAGATCGAACTGGCAGGCAAGATCGTGGCACTGCCCGACCGGCGCTACGGGACGATCTACGCGGATCCGGAATGGCGCTTCGAGCCCTACAGCCGAGAGACCGGCATGGACCGGGCCGCCGACAACCACTACCCGACGAGCCCGACAGACGAGATCGCAGCGCGCGACGTCGCGTCGATCGCGGCCGACGATTGCGCGTTGTTCCTCTGGGCGACAGCGCCGATGCTGCCCGATGCCCTCTACGTCATGGATATGTGGGGCTTTGCCTATGTGACGCATTGCGTCTGGATCAAGGTGCGTGCCGGAGAGGCACGCGGCCCCGGCTACTGGTTCACCGGGGAACATGAATTGCTCCTCGTCGGCACGAGGGGCAACGTGCCCGCTCCGGCTCCCGGGACGCAGTTTCCGTCATTCCTGATCGCGCCGGTGACGGAGCACTCGGCGAAGCCAGAGGAATTCCTGGAACGGATCGAGGCGTATTTCCCGAACCTGCCGAAGATCGAGCTCAACCGCCGCGGCCCAGCGCGGCGCGGCTGGGATGCCTGGGGCGCCGAGGCCGCGCCGCCGGAGCCGGAGGCGTGA